The following proteins are encoded in a genomic region of Candida albicans SC5314 chromosome 4, complete sequence:
- a CDS encoding uncharacterized protein (Ortholog of C. dubliniensis CD36 : Cd36_41430, Candida tropicalis MYA-3404 : CTRG_00187 and Candida albicans WO-1 : CAWG_03642), translating into MFKRVFGLFTSSTRDLSDTTNDDDVEKTERKQQQQQQQQQKQRQLQRHSRIRPKTDSHLNHAKIKAQAQAQAQVKVKTTTKTKLRSKTTDRNSSINNALISSIPSPQLSKSGYRSSSTVVTDSYQQQTLNDTLIDDSIDNNDISNSNSRNFPPSSPTKQAMVQHKAQTRDHNINTHKLDQYQQVDLQPIDPLRQQQQQSNDKIVVPPVPSSSPLPPSSPIGNKKRPHDQKHSPNTWKFHGGNIPKRRKLTRAALATTGNIHTNSGNNFNDQLTSSKSSMNSPLKKYNTIATTTTTTNNNNNNGVKQIKGVNQLQLQQNNYKLNPSKSAPIIITTTTTTHNHHNLSEDIDHYGHSRLKNLRKPSIPSMATPLIPSSSSGSGSGSGITTHQVSKPQQQKQINEIQDQANDHDTSVDIVPETIDNNNNNNNNDDDDFINDEFDYDPIDSVEPEINSSKEEEVKEQDVDNEVVKKKVLSKKVVDSDAENNDDDHDDTTVIIQANEDLKSKKHRQVKKTPRKKEVLMILSPRDKRMQQRQQRQEQQKQKLQQKQKLLQESVSPQIQSVDDQLLEEPSELRVNRSQEEQVSESPLPPSPSPPPQPTPSPSLPSPPSPPPPPPPRTSTQSVKKRISKKPQKQYFQSWKEEAALLKQKLANDPTFRFSKDKSQQQQNKDKDKDNNGDTNGGDNDNDNDIIIEKIIQLRGSSIFPQKQEPKIKKPFEHIDYSKTKNKIPPTSKHYTMDDFFKPKSENKSDNNQSRKRKRQRRDNQCTLNLTNNGRLTRQVESEPQPPQPEPEPEPQVELVSQLVPKPQAEAGSELQPELESEPQTEAGPKLQVESELESESELEPEQQPQPEPQPEPQPEPQPEPQPEPQPEPQPDSVSQSESVSELQPESEPEIRTDSEPEPQSQPQSQSQESSVHKKSTDETEQKESNQLLTRKSDILNDLVSNSSEEAIDSVSPNHSQRKRRLSSLFPSSSPSPSPSLPQFDDGDNFQCDTIDVTESPDYSTVVRHALDIKTSLIEKDVSTQVDKTIANSSTQDENTTTTSPTKHLEKTPIIESGTPVVENPVSKNDIFYPKLNRTKSKPKSKSRGIGRLLEMFSNDREIISPKLDKEGSTLQNESLQSGYYISQDKHGDVRASPNNHPPDNEHNDSDFEFDNFDWPSDDVVTASTVVTYSQAQEQKSSPSRNANSHNDEISTDNEINKSKNVSNLSKRVNTNDMADSLEKLHLSETNNKRLPETNTVEVDELTKLKPIINEGNSGIHSQSPTKPLSELHDQIDLTRSGSSHNIIEAQEQKVDNERQQDQDIEPFTQETELLMFRLPSELQTPISRDILLKLTKRKNPNNEKSNDNGDVEVGDEIRVVDTVINRASGVSTSPKRSQTVVPPPKQGQSISQSAKINIRTPQVFTRNNTTVSKGRIKVTKNVMRLLNSSDEEEDDDEEEEEDVKENVQVENNDAKNTEPNNQNNKDKTPSIESTSDPANNRNESNQPEMTQQPPQIQRQEPVSLQPHQMPEQEAVIYQPSNQDASNNRSILLSSPVQPQQKVSQTLELTNRNNITSDKTNANVSWEDDIEDSDPEFFKEMDINYDLVLASKAGKSKTDEIALDKHTNDEIISSVQIESVNDESTQVTNHHPHDVVIHQSKINLENHFNEKVENKKENETITYQHIDPKMISNGEDIDVLMSDIESDVSITNQVNQVTSPIQELKVNEDVASANDPETSNESESGDSEDNIYNRLKYVGGRRSLASAKKSKSQDKEVEEDKDIKEPQTFIHTIKLSPQILSDIIEPTSKTFMHTIELPSRRIVHTTKLPRLILKLKKTSTETTKETISTQLPENLESNLESMNLNENGNEPTKRATTANITSSTEVPAAFPVLSQKSPTPAPSPVNTIVNKPEEQNEGIVTQLEKFPTMKPIEDLPIIKKDTNQLDRIIPDNATNRTRSSSVEQVRSQFNEKLSLDKTNNVKDVNNVETSEPNPKTSVNFSNNLESQSKGDGESKNDRHLSKPGPVIIDLTLDDESNKESSETSDSSKTSETSASSDSNDNGYSSNDSESNNNSESSDDSDRGNKNFSGDEAEEVNNEIDIECDDGIDDNDDDDDDEGNLGDNIDSATINKEPELDELNISDVIKQNIELSSDILICGDKVAPGALATAFEKLSKNDKLRKSFLSKFSPSDEKDSNNTIKKEDLLSSKEITPKANNSLSIIDSNKDILTQIQNRYRQKYEKLAIINKIEESTLKDKLNNSIALTGDTERFKFRHWNQLSIYSDTAGRSVSPTSTTRSGESDESDDAERKIRRGKFRRCKVPMSDSESNSSSGDIINGERNQNIVKFNEIENNIVAINDEENPNLTNSEDDKVEDEDSCCDNSSDSTFEIDKFDFDLTSIFKE; encoded by the coding sequence ATGTTTAAAAGAGTATTTGGATTGTTCACTTCATCAACTAGAGATTTATCAGATACTactaatgatgatgacgtTGAAAAGACGgaaagaaaacaacaacaacaacaacaacaacaacaaaagcaaAGACAACTTCAAAGACATTCTCGAATTCGACCTAAAACTGATTCCCATCTTAATCATGCCAAAATAAAAGCTCAAGCTCAAGCTCAAGCTCAAGTCAAAGTCAAGACCAcaactaaaactaaattaaGATCTAAAACTACTGATCgcaattcatcaattaataatgcGTTGATTTCACTGATACCACTGCCACAACTACTGAAACTGGGATATCGACTGTCACTGACAGTTGTAACAGACtcttatcaacaacaaactttAAATGATactttaattgatgattctattgataataatgatatatCGAATTCtaattcaagaaatttcCCTCCTTCTTCACCTACAAAACAAGCTATGGTTCAACATAAAGCACAAACGCGTGATCACAACATTAATACCCATAAATTGgatcaatatcaacaagtAGATTTACAACCAATTGATCCACtacgacaacaacaacaacaactgaaTGATAAAATAGTAGTGCCACCAGTCCCATCGTCGTcaccattaccaccatCGTCACCAATAGGCAATAAAAAACGACCTCATGATCAAAAGCATAGTCCAAATACTTGGAAATTCCATGGTGGTAATATCCCAAAACGAAGAAAATTGACACGAGCTGCATTAGCAACTACAGGAAATATTCATACGAATAGTGGCAATAACTTTAATGATCAATTAActtcatcaaaatcatcaatgaatctgccattgaaaaaatacaacactatcgccaccaccaccaccaccaccaacaacaacaacaataacggtgtcaaacaaattaaaggagtaaatcaattacaattacaacaaaataattataaattgaatccTTCCAAATCAGCCcctattattattactactactactactactcataatcatcataatTTAAGTGAAGATATTGATCATTATGGTCATTCTCGATTGAAAAATCTTAGAAAACCATCAATTCCATCAATGGCAACTCCATTGATCCCATCGTCGTCATCCGGATCGGGATCTGGGTCAGGAATAACAACTCATCAAGTATCAAAACCCcaacaacagaaacaaaTTAACGAAATTCAAGATCAAGCTAATGATCATGATACCAGTGTTGATATTGTTCCTGAAactattgataataataataataataataataatgatgatgatgattttataaatgatgaatttgattatgATCCAATTGATTCAGTAGAACCAGAAATAAATTCGTCAAAAGAAGAGGAAGTCAAAGAACAAGATGTCGATAATGAAGTtgtaaagaaaaaagtattGTCAAAAAAGGTTGTTGATTCTGATGCAGAAAATAACGATGATGATCATGATGATACTACTGTAATCATACAAGCTAATGAAGATTTGAAATCTAAGAAACATCGAcaagtaaaaaaaacaccTAGAAAGAAGGAAGTATTGATGATTCTATCACCAAGAGATAAACGGATGcaacaacgacaacaacggcaagaacaacagaaacaaaaactacAACAGAAACAGAAACTACTTCAGGAAAGTGTATCACCACAAATTCAGTCTGTTGATGATCAACTTTTGGAAGAGCCAAGCGAACTTAGGGTGAACAGATCTCAAGAAGAACAAGTTCTGGAAAGTCCATTGCCACCGTCGCCATCGCCACCGCCACAACCTacaccatcaccatcactTCCATCACCTCCATCACCTccaccacctccaccaccacgAACATCAACACAATCTGTGAAGAAACgaatttccaaaaaacctcaaaaacaatattttcaaagttGGAAAGAAGAGGCAGCtttattaaaacaaaaattagcTAATGATCCAACATTTCgtttttcaaaagataaatctcaacaacaacaaaataaagataaagataaagaCAATAATGGTGATACTAATGGtggtgataatgataacgataatgatataataattgagaaaataattcaattacgtggatcttcaatttttcctcaaaaacaagaaccaaaaattaaaaaaccATTTGAACATATTGATTATagtaaaactaaaaataaaatcccTCCAACTTCAAAACATTATACTATGgatgatttttttaaaccTAAATCTGAGAATAAATCTGataataatcaatcaagaaaaagaaaaagacaaCGACGGGATAATCAATGTACTTTGAATTTGACAAATAATGGAAGATTAACTCGACAGGTTGAATCGGAACCACAGCCGCCACAGCCAGAACCTGAACCTGAACCCCAAGTAGAATTAGTATCACAACTAGTGCCAAAACCACAAGCAGAAGCAGGGTCAGAACTACAACCAGAATTAGAATCAGAACCACAGACAGAAGCAGGACCAAAATTGCAAGTAGAATCTGAACTTGAACTGGAACTGGAATTGGAACcagaacaacaaccacaaccagAACCACAACCAGAACCACAACCAGAACCACAACCAGAACCACAACCAGAACCACAACCAGAACCACAACCAGACTCAGTTTCACAATCAGAATCCGTGTCAGAACTACAACCAGAATCTGAACCTGAAATACGAACTGATTCTGAACCGGAACCACAATCCCAACCACAATCACAATCACAGGAAAGCTCAGTACACAAGAAACTGACTGATGAAACTGaacaaaaagaatcaaatcaattacttACACGAAAATCAGATATACTAAACGATTTAGTTCTGAATAGCTCGGAAGAAGCAATTGATTCAGTTTCTCCAAATCATTCTCAAAGGAAACGCAGATTGTCATCATTGTTTCCCTCTTCTTCACCTTCACCTTCACCTTCATTGCCACAATTCGATGATGGTGATAATTTCCAATGTGATACAATTGATGTCACTGAATCGCCAGATTATTCTACAGTGGTAAGACATGCACTTGATATAAAAACTCtgttaattgaaaaagatgtGTCTACACAGGTTGATAAAACTATTGCAAATTCATCTACTCAAGATGAAAACACTACTACAACATCTCCCACAAAACATTTAGAAAAGACTCCAATTATTGAAAGTGGAACACCAGTGGTGGAAAATCCAGTATCaaaaaatgatattttttatCCAAAGTTGAATCGTACCAAAAGTAAGCCAAAAAGCAAGTCTCGTGGTATTGGGAGACTTTTAGAGATGTTTTCTAATGATCGAGAAATCATATCTCCTAAATTGGACAAAGAAGGTTCAACTCTTCAAAATGAATCCCTACAACTGGGTTATTATATTTCTCAAGATAAGCATGGAGACGTTAGAGCATCACCAAACAATCACCCTCCTGATAATGAACATAATGATagtgattttgaatttgataattttgattgGCCACTGGATGATGTTGTAACGGCTAGCACAGTGGTAACTTATTCACAAGCACAAGAGCAAAAACTGCTGCCACTGCGTAATGCAAATAGTCACAATGATGAAATATCTactgataatgaaattaataaatcaaagaatGTGAGTAATCTTTCTAAACGAGTAAACACTAATGATATGGCTGACAGTTTAGAAAAACTTCATCTTTCTGaaactaataataagaGACTTCCAGAAACTAATACAGTTGAGGTTGATGAATTGACTAAATTGAAACCTATCATTAATGAAGGGAATTCAGGTATACACAGTCAATCACCAACAAAACCATTATCCGAATTACATGATCAGATTGATTTAACAAGATCAGGATCATCTcataatattattgaagCTCAAGAACAAAAAGTGGATAATGAAAGACAACAAGATCAAGATATTGAACCTTTCACGCAAGAAACTGAATTATTAATGTTTCGTTTACCATCAGAATTACAAACACCAATTTCTAGAgatattttattgaaattgacaAAACGAAAGAATCCAAATAACGAGAAAAGTAATGATAATGGCGATGTTGAGGTGGGTGATGAGATACGTGTTGTTGATACTGTGATTAATCGAGCTTCTGGTGTATCAACATCACCTAAACGAAGTCAAACGGTTGTACCACCACCTAAACAAGGTCAATCAATATCCCAATCAGCAAAGATTAATATAAGAACTCCTCAAGTATTTACAAGAAACAATACAACAGTTTCAAAAGGTCGAATTAAGGTTACTAAAAATGTCATGAGATTATTGAATAGTtcagatgaagaagaagatgatgatgaagaagaggaagaggaCGTGAAGGAGAATGTTCAGgttgaaaataatgatgCCAAGAACACTGAGccaaataatcaaaataataaagataaaactCCATCTATAGAATCAACTTCTGATCCGGCAAACAATCGAAATGAAAGTAATCAACCTGAGATGACTCAACAACCACCTCAAATACAACGGCAAGAACCAGTAAGTCTTCAACCACACCAAATGCCAGAACAGGAAGCAGTAATTTATCAGCCAAGTAATCAGGATGCAAGTAATAATAGACTGATTCTACTTTCTTCTCCTGTACAGCCACAACAAAAGGTGAGTCAAACATTGGAATTAACAAATAGAAACAACATTACTTCTGATAAAACAAATGCTAATGTTAGTTGGGAAgatgatattgaagatAGTGATCCTGAGTTCTTTAAGGAAATGGATATTAATTACGATTTAGTTTTAGCTTCTAAGGCCGGAAAGTCGAAAACTGATGAAATTGCCTTGGACAAACACACCAATGATGAAATCATTTCTTCTGTTCAAATCGAGTCTGTCAATGATGAATCAACACAAGTAACCAATCATCATCCTCATGATGTTGTTATTCATCAATCCAAAATTAATCTTGAAAATCATTTCAATGAGAAAGTAGAGaataaaaaggaaaatgaAACTATCACATATCAACATATTGATCCAAAAATGATAAGCAATGGTGAAGATATAGATGTGTTAATGTCAGACATAGAATCTGACGTTTCTATTACAAACCAAGTAAATCAAGTCACACTGCCaattcaagaattgaaagtcAATGAAGATGTTGCATCTGCAAATGACCCGGAAACGTCGAATGAATCAGAAAGTGGAGATTCAGAAGATAACATATATAATAGATTGAAATATGTTGGAGGTCGGCGCTCATTAGCTTCTgccaaaaaatcaaaactgCAAGAtaaagaagttgaagaagataaagaCATTAAGGAACCCCAAACATTTATACATACGATTAAATTATCACCTCAGATTCTTCTGGATATAATTGAACCAACTTCTAAAACTTTTATGCACACAATTGAATTACCTAGCAGAAGAATTGTGCATACAACTAAATTGCCTCGTCTAATCTTAAAGCTAAAGAAAACTTCTACCGAAACCACTAAAGAGACTATATCAACTCAATTACCAGAAAATTTAGAACTGAATTTGGAATCTAtgaatttaaatgaaaatggaaATGAACCTACAAAGAGAGCTACAACTGCTAATATTACATCCTCAACCGAAGTACCTGCTGCATTTCCGGTTTTGTCACAAAAATCACCAACACCAGCACCTCTGCCCGTCAATACCATTGTAAATAAACCAGAAGAGCAAAATGAAGGCATAGTAACACAATTGGAGAAGTTTCCTACCATGAAACCCATTGAAGATCTTCCGATTATCAAAAAGGATACTAATCAATTGGATAGAATTATTCCAGACAATGCTACAAACCGTACGAGATCTTCATCTGTTGAACAAGTTAGAAGTcaatttaatgaaaaattactGCTTGATAAAACCAACAATGTGAAAGATGTTAATAATGTTGAAACAAGTGAACCAAATCCTAAAACGTCggttaatttttcaaataatttagaGTCACAATCAAAAGGGGATGGTGAATCAAAAAATGACCGTCACTTGTCTAAGCCTGGACCCGTTATCATTGATTTAACTTTAGATGATGAAAGTAATAAAGAAAGCAGTGAAACTAGTGACAGCAGTAAAACTAGTGAAACTAGTGCCAGTAGTGATagtaatgataatggtTATTCCAGTAACGACAGTGAGAGTAATAACAACAGTGAGAGCAGTGATGATAGTGATAGGggtaataaaaatttcagTGGTGATGAAGCTGAGGAGGTCAATAATGagattgatattgaatgCGACGACGGTATcgatgataatgatgatgatgatgatgatgagggAAACCTTGGAGACAATATCGATAGTGCCACCATTAATAAAGAACCTGAATTGGatgaattaaatataaGTGATgttataaaacaaaatattgaacTTTCATCCGATATTTTAATTTGCGGGGATAAAGTGGCTCCAGGTGCATTGGCTACTgcttttgaaaaacttcTGAAGAATGACAAATTAAGAAAGAgttttttatcaaaattttcaccATCTGACGAAAAAGattcaaataatactataaaaaaagaggaTTTATTGCTGCTGAAAGAAATTACACCTAAAgctaataattcattactgataattgattcaaataaagatattttgacacaaattcaaaatcgATATCGtcaaaaatatgaaaaacttgcaattattaataaaattgaagaatctacattaaaagataaattgaacaattcaATTGCTTTAACTGGAGATACGGAAAGATTTAAATTTCGTCATTGGAACCAATTACTGATTTATTCTGATACTGCTGGAAGATCAGTTAGTCCCACTTCAACAACTCGATCTGGGGAATCAGATGAATCAGATGATGCTGAACGTAAAATCAGAAGAGGAAAATTCCGTCGTTGTAAAGTCCCAATGAGTGATTCTGAAAGTAATAGTAGCAGTggtgatattattaatggTGAAAGAAATCAGAATATTGTAaaattcaatgaaattgaaaataatattgtGGCAAtcaatgatgaagaaaaccCAAATTTGACGAACCTGGAAGATGATAAGGTTGAGGATGAGGATAGCTGCTGTGATAATAGTAGTGATCTGAcgtttgaaattgataaatttgacTTTGATTTAACTAGTATATTCAAggaataa
- a CDS encoding uncharacterized protein (Protein of unknown function; Hap43-induced gene) yields MVLKNSKWDKKAKYKYLKKHNILPTKTEKDNANTTPSTKWSSKKKPIDNHTTGVTLEDSDDEWDSDIDDALINHFYPQLSENDELTIEQKKKIKSQILANLDKDNEEEEKEKEKEGKESIENTIEDELDGIYLGSDDTNKLKELKPNINGADSKFDLEEFINNLDIKPKKNKRKLLHNKISDNFLEEYGLSSYQELNRNVDDYNSIYEKKQKELLTRNNLNNIPIEKLDGFIIGESSLIDKINTTDKSKNIKKSNIQILTNDEKQKDIDRQKLIEQENFYRQIKNKFNNNDDNVNKSNKLGKILEINNFDNNDVDQLAYLNNKILQNDNSKATTTLDNDLDLLLGISSDGKDDVDKVESNVKQQDDNFDTFINKLTINDKDETFKNEQHQSKLSFDKVNKKQNQNDAKDLDFLDDLLG; encoded by the coding sequence ATGgtattaaaaaattcaaaatggGATAAGAAagcaaaatataaatatttgaaaaaacatAACATTCTTCCAACaaaaactgaaaaagaTAATGCTAATACTACTCCTTCAACAAAATGGAGTTCAAAGAAGAAGCCAATTGATAATCACACAACTGGAGTAACGCTTGAAGATTCTGATGATGAATGGGATtctgatattgatgatgctTTAATCAATCATTTTTATCCTCAATTATCAGAGAATGATGAATTGACTATtgaacaaaagaaaaagataaaactGCAAATATTAGCAAATCTAGATaaagataatgaagaagaagaaaaagaaaaagaaaaagaaggaaaagaatCAATAGAAAATACGATTGAGGACGAACTTGATGGTATATATCTTGGATCAGATGATACAAATAAActaaaagaattaaaaccTAATATCAATGGTGCagattcaaaatttgatttggaagaattcattaataatcTTGATATTAAACcgaaaaagaataaacGAAAACTACTacataataaaatatcCGATAATTTCTTAGAAGAATATGGACTTTCAAGttatcaagaattgaatcgaaatgttgatgattataATAGTATAtatgaaaagaaacaaaaggAATTACTAACTAGAAACAATCTTAATAATATCCCTATTGAGAAATTAGATGGATTTATCATTGGTGAATCTTCActtattgataaaatcaataCTACTGATAAATCCAAAAAtatcaagaaatcaaatattcaaatattaaCTAATGATGAAAAGCAAAAAGATATAGATAgacaaaaattgattgaacaAGAGAATTTTTATcgacaaatcaaaaataaatttaacaataatgatgataatgtaAACAAACTGAATAAATTGGGGAAAATATTggaaattaataattttgataataatgatgttgATCAATTGGCTTATTTGAATAACAAGATTTTACAGAATGATAATAGTAAAGCCACGACAACTTTAGATAATGAtcttgatttattattgggGATATCATCGGATGGGAAAGATGATGTCGATAAAGTTGAATCAAATgtaaaacaacaagatgACAATTTTGATacatttataaataaattaaccATCAATGATAAAGACGAAacttttaaaaatgaacaaCATCAATCCAAATTGAGTTTTGATAAGGttaataaaaaacaaaatcaaaatgatGCTAAAGATTTAGATTTTCTAGATGATTTGTTAGGTTAA
- the NMT1 gene encoding glycylpeptide N-tetradecanoyltransferase (Myristoyl-CoA:protein N-myristoyltransferase; attaches the fatty acid myristate to a small number of proteins at an N-terminal Gly; essential; antifungal drug target; functional homolog of S. cerevisiae Nmt1p), whose amino-acid sequence MSGDNTGNKSNSAPSKSIEELLKLLAMGQELSPAQQKEMKDYKFWKTQPVPSLSETVTEEGPIDKLKTPEDVPNDPLPLISDFEWSTLDIDDNLQLDELYKLLYDNYVEDIDATFRFKYSHEFFQWALKPPGWRKDWHVGVRVKSTGKLVAFIAATPVTFKLNKSNKVIDSVEINFLCIHKKLRNKRLAPVLIKEITRRVNKQNIWQALYTGGSILPTPLTTCRYQHRPINWSKLHDVGFSHLPPNQTKSSMVASYTLPNNPKLKGLRPMTGKDVSTVLSLLYKYQERFDIVQLFTEEEFKHWMLGHDENSDSNVVKSYVVEDENGVITDYFSYYLLPFTVLDNAQHDELGIAYLFYYASDSFEKPNYKKRLNELITDALITSKKFGVDVFNCLTCQDNTYFLKDCKFGSGDGFLNYYLFNYRTFPMDGGIDKKTKEVVEDQTSGIGVVLL is encoded by the coding sequence ATGTCGGGAGATAACACAGGGAATAAATCCAATTCAGCAccttcaaaatcaattgaagaattgttgaaattattgGCTATGGGACAAGAATTATCCCCGGCTCAACAAAAGGAAATGAaagattataaattttggAAGACTCAACCTGTACCATCATTAAGTGAAACCGTCACTGAAGAAGGTCctattgataaattgaaaactccAGAAGATGTTCCTAATGATCCATTACCATTGATCAGTGATTTTGAATGGAGTACTTTAGATATTGACgataatttacaattggatgaattatataaattattatatgaTAATTATgttgaagatattgatgCCACATTTAGATTCAAATATAGTCATGAATTTTTCCAATGGGCTTTGAAACCACCGGGATGGAGAAAAGATTGGCATGTTGGGGTTAGAGTGAAATCAACTGGGAAATTAGTAGCTTTTATAGCTGCTACTCCGGTCActtttaaattaaataaatcaaataaagtGATTGATTCAGTGGAAATCAACTTTTTATGTATTcacaaaaaattaagaaataaGAGATTAGCCCCCGTATtaatcaaagaaatcacTCGTAGGgttaataaacaaaacatTTGGCAAGCATTATATACTGGTGGATCGATTTTACCTACACCATTGACAACTTGTCGTTATCAACATCGCCCAATCAATTGGTCGAAATTGCATGATGTGGGGTTCAGTCATTTACCTCCAAATCAAACTAAAAGCAGTATGGTGGCAAGTTATACATTACCTAATAATCCTAAATTGAAAGGTTTACGTCCAATGACTGGGAAAGATGTTTCCACCGTATTATCTTTATTGTATAAATATCAAGAACGATTTGATATTGTACAACTTTTTACCgaagaagaatttaaaCATTGGATGTTGGGTCATGATGAAAATTCAGATTCTAATGTGGTTAAAAGTTATGTagttgaagatgaaaatggGGTTATTACCgattatttttcatattaTTTGTTACCATTCACAGTATTAGACAATGCTCAACATGATGAATTAGGAATTGcttatttgttttattatgCCAGTGATTCCTTTGAAAAaccaaattataaaaagagattaaatgaattaatcACTGATGCATTAATTACCagtaaaaaatttggagttgatgttttcaattgtttaactTGTCAAGATAATACTTATTTCTTAAAAGATTGTAAATTTGGTAGTGGTGATGgttttttaaattattatctttttaATTATAGAACATTCCCTATGGATGGAGGAATTGATAAAAAGACAAAAGAAGTTGTCGAAGATCAAACAAGTGG